In Halomarina salina, one DNA window encodes the following:
- a CDS encoding alpha/beta hydrolase, which translates to MREELDPAVRDVVDRFDREGVPEWHAMSVDCARRVEDEVFGGGDGPAMDLVRDLAFDGPSGDVPVRIYRPDADADAPMPVLVYYHGGGWTLGNLDSIDGACRELADRTGCLVVSVDYRLAPEHPFPAAVDDAYAAVRWVAANAASFGGDPERVGVAGTSAGANLAAVTALRLREEPVADLELAFQLLLYPITDHAFDTDSYEENADGPLLTRADMGWFWEQYLRSSVDGANPYASPLRARDLSGLPSACVVTAGHDPLRDEGAAYAERLREAGVGVVHDHYPTMCHGFLSLTDEVQRAEEAMATVADRVRESL; encoded by the coding sequence ATGCGCGAGGAACTCGACCCCGCGGTCCGCGACGTGGTCGACCGGTTCGACCGCGAGGGCGTCCCGGAGTGGCACGCGATGAGCGTCGACTGCGCCAGACGCGTCGAGGACGAGGTGTTCGGCGGCGGTGACGGCCCTGCGATGGACCTCGTCCGCGACCTGGCGTTTGACGGACCGAGTGGCGACGTTCCCGTTCGTATCTACCGTCCCGATGCGGACGCCGACGCACCGATGCCGGTGCTGGTGTACTACCACGGCGGCGGCTGGACGCTCGGGAACCTGGACTCCATCGACGGAGCGTGCCGCGAACTCGCCGACCGGACTGGCTGTCTCGTCGTCAGCGTCGACTACCGCCTCGCGCCCGAACACCCCTTCCCGGCGGCCGTCGACGACGCGTACGCCGCCGTGCGGTGGGTCGCTGCGAACGCGGCGTCGTTCGGCGGCGACCCCGAACGGGTCGGCGTCGCCGGGACGAGCGCCGGGGCGAACCTCGCGGCCGTCACCGCGCTCAGGCTTCGTGAGGAACCGGTGGCCGACCTCGAACTGGCCTTTCAGCTTCTCCTGTACCCCATCACGGACCACGCGTTCGACACCGACTCCTACGAGGAGAACGCCGACGGTCCGCTCCTCACGCGGGCCGACATGGGCTGGTTCTGGGAGCAGTACCTCCGGAGTTCGGTCGACGGCGCGAACCCCTACGCCTCGCCGCTACGGGCGCGGGACCTCTCGGGACTGCCGTCCGCGTGCGTCGTCACGGCGGGGCACGACCCGCTCCGCGACGAGGGGGCGGCGTACGCAGAGCGGTTACGGGAGGCCGGTGTCGGGGTCGTTCACGACCACTACCCGACGATGTGCCACGGCTTCCTGAGCCTGACCGACGAGGTGCAGCGAGCCGAGGAGGCGATGGCCACCGTCGCAGACCGCGTCCGCGAATCGCTGTAG
- a CDS encoding thiolase C-terminal domain-containing protein, translating into MTDVAIVGASMTKFGTREGEWIRDLLAEAGKDCLDDASVAPHELDHLYVSNMASGEFEGQTGVPNMLAHDLAAVPAYTQRIDQTSSSGGAGVFAAWQSVASGASEMTLLVGGEKMTHRSTAEATDVIASLTHPVEYKQGVTLPSFAGLTARLYLDTYDAPRESLAKVAVKNHRNGVDNPHAQFQKEIDVETALDSPVVADPLRLYDFCPITDGSAALLFCSVEEAEARGEPYVRVTGVAGATDTHVVHERADPTTMGAVVESSERAYAMADRGPEDVDVAELHDMFTILEFLQSEDLGFFEKGKAWEAVEEGKTDRDGELPINTSGGLKSKGHPLGASGVAQVYELVQQLRGEAGPRQVDCDVGLACNVGGFGNCVTTTILEAER; encoded by the coding sequence ATGACCGACGTCGCCATCGTCGGCGCGTCGATGACGAAGTTCGGCACGCGAGAGGGCGAGTGGATACGCGACCTGCTCGCGGAGGCGGGCAAGGACTGTCTGGACGACGCCAGCGTCGCGCCGCACGAACTCGACCACCTCTACGTCTCGAACATGGCGTCGGGGGAGTTCGAGGGACAGACCGGCGTCCCGAACATGCTCGCCCACGACCTCGCCGCGGTCCCGGCGTACACCCAGCGCATCGACCAGACCTCCTCGTCGGGTGGCGCGGGCGTGTTCGCCGCGTGGCAGTCCGTCGCCAGCGGCGCGAGCGAGATGACGCTGCTCGTCGGCGGCGAGAAGATGACCCACCGCTCCACCGCGGAGGCGACCGACGTCATCGCGTCGCTCACTCACCCGGTCGAGTACAAGCAGGGCGTCACGCTCCCGAGTTTCGCGGGCCTCACGGCTCGCCTCTACCTGGACACGTACGACGCGCCGCGCGAGTCGCTGGCGAAGGTCGCCGTGAAGAACCACCGCAACGGCGTCGACAACCCCCACGCCCAGTTCCAGAAGGAGATCGACGTCGAGACGGCACTCGACTCGCCGGTCGTCGCCGACCCGCTCCGCCTGTACGACTTCTGCCCCATCACCGACGGGTCGGCTGCCCTGCTGTTCTGCTCGGTCGAGGAGGCCGAAGCGCGTGGCGAGCCGTACGTCCGCGTCACGGGCGTCGCGGGCGCGACGGACACCCACGTCGTCCACGAACGTGCGGACCCGACGACGATGGGTGCCGTCGTCGAGAGCAGTGAACGCGCGTACGCGATGGCCGACCGCGGCCCGGAGGACGTCGACGTCGCCGAACTCCACGACATGTTCACCATCCTCGAGTTCCTCCAGAGCGAAGACCTCGGCTTCTTCGAGAAAGGGAAGGCGTGGGAAGCGGTCGAGGAGGGCAAGACCGACCGCGACGGCGAGTTACCCATCAACACCTCGGGTGGCCTGAAGTCGAAGGGCCACCCGCTCGGCGCGAGCGGGGTCGCGCAGGTGTACGAACTCGTCCAGCAGTTACGCGGCGAGGCGGGACCGCGACAGGTCGACTGCGACGTCGGTCTCGCGTGTAACGTCGGCGGGTTCGGGAACTGCGTGACGACGACCATCCTGGAGGCGGAGCGATGA
- a CDS encoding bacterio-opsin activator domain-containing protein yields MSEQSEVGPPLDEGSLADVLSRVTDAVFALDEEWRFTFLNDRAEDLLQRDREELVGTVVWDAFPEAVGSRFHDEYREAMATQETTTFEAFYPPLDVWFEVRAYPSETGLSVYFRDVTERVRREEDLQGRERALQRAYEIVADADRTFDEKIDALLGVVREAVGTDYATLSRVQDDLYVFEAVDAPADADVEAGDTVPLEVTNCERVLSTARTLVLDDIEREAPDLAGRSGNAEWGISCYLGAPVVVGGEPYGTFCFYDTEPRTRRFTDWQVTFVELLSNWVGYELERKRHLDQLAVLDELNGVVRAVTDAVVDQSTREEIERVVCERLAATDAYEFAWIGGVGESPDSVTLRTEAGVEGYLGDGGMTYGDDEGGSTPTERAIQSECVAVARDVEHAAEQRDWHDESTEYEFDAWAAAPISYEGALYGVLNVHSARRDAFSAQETAVVEQLGELLGHAITASQRKEALMSDDVVELEFEISDAFTAAGVPRGEDGTITFDRTVTVGDGNYHVYGRTDDNGVETLRAVVETFDAWTALELLSEHGQEYRFRVRLTEPPVVSVVAAQGGRVKSAKIEDGDYRMRVHLPHSVDVHALVDRVRASYPDARVIAQRQTPEQGASNTRFYAALLDDLTERQRSALEAAFYAGFFEWPRDSNGEEVATSLGVSPATFHQHLRTGERKLLQSLLVDDE; encoded by the coding sequence ATGAGCGAGCAATCGGAGGTGGGGCCGCCACTCGACGAGGGGTCGCTGGCGGACGTGCTCTCTCGTGTCACCGACGCCGTCTTCGCGCTCGACGAGGAGTGGCGGTTCACCTTCCTCAACGACCGGGCGGAGGACCTCCTCCAGCGTGACCGCGAGGAACTGGTCGGCACGGTCGTCTGGGACGCGTTCCCCGAGGCCGTCGGGTCGCGGTTCCACGACGAGTACCGCGAGGCGATGGCGACCCAGGAGACGACGACGTTCGAGGCGTTCTACCCGCCACTCGACGTCTGGTTCGAGGTCCGCGCCTACCCATCGGAGACCGGCCTCTCCGTGTACTTCCGGGACGTCACCGAGCGTGTCCGCCGCGAAGAGGACCTCCAGGGCCGTGAGCGTGCACTCCAGCGCGCTTACGAGATCGTCGCGGACGCCGACCGGACGTTCGACGAGAAGATCGACGCGCTGCTGGGCGTCGTCCGGGAGGCGGTCGGGACCGACTACGCGACGCTCTCGCGCGTGCAGGACGACCTGTACGTGTTCGAGGCGGTCGACGCACCAGCGGACGCCGATGTCGAAGCGGGCGACACCGTACCGCTGGAGGTGACGAACTGTGAACGGGTGCTATCGACAGCACGGACGCTCGTCCTCGACGACATCGAGCGCGAGGCACCGGACCTCGCTGGCCGGTCGGGCAACGCGGAGTGGGGTATCTCCTGCTACCTCGGTGCGCCGGTCGTCGTCGGTGGCGAACCGTACGGGACGTTCTGCTTCTACGATACGGAGCCACGCACCAGACGGTTCACCGACTGGCAGGTGACGTTCGTCGAACTGCTCAGCAACTGGGTGGGCTACGAACTGGAGCGCAAGCGCCACCTGGACCAGCTCGCCGTCCTCGACGAACTCAACGGCGTCGTGCGGGCGGTCACCGACGCCGTCGTCGACCAGTCCACCCGCGAAGAGATAGAGCGCGTCGTCTGCGAACGACTCGCCGCCACCGACGCCTACGAGTTCGCCTGGATCGGCGGAGTCGGCGAGTCTCCCGACAGCGTGACGCTCCGGACGGAGGCTGGCGTCGAGGGGTACCTCGGTGACGGAGGGATGACGTACGGCGACGACGAGGGGGGTTCGACACCGACCGAACGCGCCATCCAGAGCGAGTGCGTGGCCGTGGCGCGAGACGTCGAACACGCCGCCGAGCAGCGTGACTGGCACGACGAGTCGACCGAGTACGAGTTCGACGCCTGGGCGGCGGCCCCTATCTCGTACGAGGGGGCGCTCTACGGGGTGTTGAACGTCCACTCCGCTCGCCGTGACGCGTTCTCGGCGCAGGAGACGGCCGTGGTCGAACAGCTCGGCGAACTGCTCGGACACGCCATCACGGCGTCGCAGCGCAAGGAGGCGCTCATGAGCGACGACGTGGTGGAACTGGAGTTCGAGATCAGCGACGCGTTCACGGCCGCCGGGGTCCCGCGTGGGGAAGACGGGACGATAACGTTCGACCGGACGGTGACCGTCGGTGACGGGAACTACCACGTCTACGGCCGGACCGACGACAACGGTGTCGAGACGCTCCGCGCGGTCGTCGAGACGTTCGACGCCTGGACCGCCCTCGAACTGCTGAGCGAGCACGGCCAGGAGTACCGGTTCAGGGTTCGACTCACCGAACCGCCCGTCGTCTCGGTCGTCGCCGCACAGGGTGGCCGCGTGAAGTCGGCGAAGATCGAGGACGGTGACTACCGGATGCGGGTGCACCTCCCGCACAGCGTCGACGTCCACGCGCTCGTCGACAGGGTGCGGGCGTCGTACCCCGACGCCCGGGTCATCGCCCAGCGACAGACGCCCGAGCAGGGGGCCTCGAACACACGGTTCTACGCGGCACTGCTCGACGACCTCACCGAGCGCCAGCGTTCGGCACTGGAAGCCGCGTTCTACGCGGGGTTCTTCGAGTGGCCACGGGACAGCAACGGCGAGGAAGTCGCGACGTCCCTGGGCGTCTCGCCGGCCACGTTCCACCAGCACCTGCGGACGGGCGAGCGAAAGCTGCTCCAGTCGCTCCTCGTAGACGACGAGTGA
- a CDS encoding thymidine kinase, which translates to MHAITRSGWVEVITGCMFSGKTEELLRRLRRAEIAGQEVAVFTPSLDERYGKTTIGSHSGHSWEAHVIESEGEDVWTIADDLNGEQVVAIDEANFFDDTLVDVCEHLADDGRRVIVSGTDQTFRAEPFVPLPRLTALAEYVDKLQAICIVCGEPATRNQRLVDGEPAHVDDPTIVVGAEESYEARCRNCHTLRSD; encoded by the coding sequence ATGCACGCCATCACGCGGAGCGGGTGGGTCGAGGTCATCACCGGGTGCATGTTCTCCGGGAAGACCGAGGAGCTGCTCCGCAGACTCCGTCGCGCGGAGATAGCGGGCCAGGAGGTCGCCGTGTTCACCCCGTCTCTCGACGAACGCTACGGGAAGACGACCATCGGGTCGCACAGCGGCCACAGCTGGGAGGCGCACGTCATCGAGAGCGAGGGCGAGGACGTCTGGACCATCGCGGACGACCTCAACGGCGAACAGGTCGTCGCCATCGACGAGGCGAACTTCTTCGACGACACCCTCGTCGACGTCTGCGAGCACCTCGCGGACGACGGCCGTCGCGTCATCGTCTCGGGCACCGACCAGACGTTCCGCGCCGAACCGTTCGTGCCGCTCCCGCGTCTCACCGCCCTCGCCGAGTACGTCGACAAACTCCAGGCCATCTGCATCGTCTGCGGCGAGCCAGCCACCCGCAACCAGCGCCTCGTCGACGGCGAACCCGCCCACGTCGACGACCCGACCATCGTCGTCGGTGCGGAGGAGTCCTACGAGGCCCGTTGCCGGAACTGCCACACGCTCCGCTCGGACTGA
- a CDS encoding winged helix-turn-helix domain-containing protein, with protein sequence MSDASETSLQECEECVAPAEAFSLIANETRLSILEALWQADARPVRFSELRSAVGMRDSAQFNYHLSKLTDQYVVKVENGDGTGYDLRHAGEKVVRAIISGSFNEHPRLDPFTVEGSCAWCDGTLEARYDDEMLTVVCRDCDRQHGSYSFPPGGLNDRTDDEIARAFDQRVRHLHCLAADGVCPECSGRMVTELAEEGNCCLGDGLRADHVCQQCGHTLCSTVGLSLLDKSPVVAFYADHDVDLSSTPYWTLSWCVRDDHTEVVSRDPWRLTVTIDHEGDSLRVELDGSLGILSVDRV encoded by the coding sequence ATGAGCGACGCGTCCGAGACGAGTCTCCAGGAGTGCGAGGAGTGTGTCGCGCCCGCGGAGGCGTTCTCACTCATCGCCAACGAGACGCGACTCTCGATCCTCGAAGCCCTCTGGCAGGCGGACGCCCGGCCCGTTCGCTTCTCCGAGCTTCGAAGCGCGGTCGGGATGCGCGACAGCGCCCAGTTCAACTACCACCTCTCGAAGCTCACCGACCAGTACGTCGTGAAGGTCGAGAACGGCGACGGGACCGGATACGACCTGCGCCACGCGGGCGAGAAGGTGGTCCGGGCCATCATCTCGGGGTCGTTCAACGAACATCCACGCCTCGACCCGTTCACCGTGGAGGGGTCGTGCGCGTGGTGCGACGGCACCCTCGAAGCGCGCTACGACGACGAGATGCTCACCGTCGTCTGTCGGGACTGCGACCGCCAGCACGGCAGCTACTCGTTCCCCCCCGGCGGCCTGAACGACCGCACGGACGACGAGATCGCGCGCGCGTTCGACCAGCGCGTCCGCCACCTGCACTGTCTGGCCGCCGACGGCGTCTGCCCCGAGTGCAGCGGTCGAATGGTTACCGAACTCGCCGAGGAGGGCAACTGCTGTCTCGGCGACGGCCTGCGCGCGGACCACGTCTGCCAGCAGTGCGGCCACACGCTCTGTTCGACGGTCGGTCTCTCCCTGCTCGACAAGTCCCCCGTCGTCGCGTTCTACGCTGACCACGACGTGGACCTCTCCAGCACCCCCTACTGGACGCTGTCGTGGTGCGTCCGCGACGACCACACCGAGGTCGTCTCCCGCGACCCGTGGCGACTCACCGTCACCATCGACCACGAGGGAGACTCCCTGCGCGTCGAACTCGACGGGTCGCTCGGCATCCTGTCGGTCGACCGCGTCTGA
- a CDS encoding tyrosine-type recombinase/integrase: MSTEAVEDPVAYFLQDLQYHGRSERTRTAYERVLRRFERFVAARDARPATAGQRDCLAFVHELRGEYAPSTVATYATYVHRFYDYMIQTETFEGNPMALVMAEMDESIDTDPSRREVSVADMQSFVAGITHPLERALVVTLLKTGMRVGECVNLDLRDLALDAEMREQYGVAPRPQLDTRPNSLYVDSEVARGAVVNGEEREASNKRKRATVVPVDRELRGELNRWLAIRPDSASPALFLDTGDRWGHRLTTEQVRTVVRRHAEDHGWHREGGGASENVTPHYFRHFFTTHLRDRTGDRGVVKYLRGDVATDIIDTYTHNWGDRVREVYEANVYSLL; this comes from the coding sequence ATGAGTACTGAGGCGGTCGAGGACCCCGTCGCGTACTTCCTGCAGGACCTCCAGTACCACGGCCGCTCGGAACGGACGCGGACCGCCTACGAGCGAGTCCTCCGCCGGTTCGAGCGGTTCGTCGCGGCACGCGACGCTCGACCGGCGACCGCGGGGCAGCGCGACTGTCTCGCGTTCGTCCACGAGTTGCGCGGCGAGTACGCGCCGAGCACCGTCGCGACGTACGCGACGTACGTCCACCGGTTCTACGACTACATGATCCAGACCGAGACGTTCGAAGGGAACCCGATGGCGCTGGTGATGGCCGAGATGGACGAGTCCATCGACACCGACCCGTCGCGCCGCGAGGTGAGCGTCGCCGATATGCAGTCGTTCGTCGCCGGAATCACACACCCGCTCGAACGGGCGCTCGTCGTCACGCTGCTGAAGACGGGGATGCGTGTCGGCGAGTGCGTCAACCTCGACCTCCGCGACCTGGCGCTCGACGCCGAGATGCGCGAACAGTACGGCGTCGCCCCGCGTCCGCAACTCGACACGCGGCCGAACTCGCTGTACGTCGACAGCGAGGTGGCCCGCGGCGCGGTGGTCAACGGCGAGGAGCGCGAGGCGTCGAACAAGCGCAAGCGAGCGACCGTCGTCCCGGTCGACCGGGAGCTACGCGGTGAACTGAACCGCTGGCTCGCGATCCGGCCCGACAGCGCCTCGCCAGCGCTGTTCCTCGACACGGGCGACCGGTGGGGCCACCGACTCACGACCGAACAGGTCCGGACGGTCGTCCGTCGGCACGCGGAGGACCACGGCTGGCACCGCGAGGGAGGAGGGGCGAGCGAGAACGTCACGCCCCACTACTTCCGGCACTTCTTCACCACCCACCTCCGGGACCGCACCGGCGACCGGGGCGTCGTGAAGTACCTCCGCGGCGACGTCGCCACCGACATCATCGACACCTACACC
- a CDS encoding CDGSH iron-sulfur domain-containing protein, which yields MSRLVEHDATGPVRLDESDIDDEKGDIAICRCGLTEDPPFCDASHEAARDEEAGERYWYEDGERYPVDLVRRSE from the coding sequence ATGTCACGACTGGTCGAACACGACGCGACTGGCCCGGTCCGTCTGGACGAGAGCGACATCGACGACGAGAAAGGTGACATCGCCATCTGTCGGTGCGGGCTCACCGAGGATCCCCCGTTCTGTGACGCCTCCCACGAGGCGGCGCGCGACGAGGAGGCGGGCGAACGGTACTGGTACGAGGACGGGGAGCGCTACCCCGTCGACCTGGTCCGTCGCTCGGAGTGA
- the kynU gene encoding kynureninase, translating to MDDAPVDSLAAARERDREDPLASFGERFHLPEELYMDGNSLGPISTDAERTLDRVVEEWRERGIEGWTDADPPWFGYAEHLGDRLAPLVGAHEDEVVVGNSTTVNIHTLIGTFLDSEAAASDSEAAASDSEAAASDSEAAPGAVLVNDLDFPTDHYAVRAQFRQRGLDPDEHLIAVESRDGRTIEEDDIEAALESHDVSIVFMPSVLYRSGQLLDVERITRAAHDHDALAGFDLAHSVGVVPHDLSGLGVDFAVWCHYKYLNAGPGAVAGLYVNREHFGTPPALAGWWGHDKATQFEMRHEFTPADTAGAWQIGTPPLLAAAPLDGALDVVEDAGICAIREKSLALTDVLVDVVDSLPEYAVGTPRGHERRGGHVAVEHPEGYRIVQALGDRGVVVDFRPPNVVRVCPSPLYTSFEDVWRVGEHLESVVADREYERFDPRGDGVT from the coding sequence ATGGACGACGCCCCCGTCGACTCGCTCGCCGCCGCACGGGAACGCGACCGCGAGGACCCGCTGGCTTCCTTCGGCGAGCGGTTCCACCTGCCCGAAGAACTCTACATGGACGGCAACTCGCTCGGGCCGATATCGACGGACGCCGAGCGGACGCTCGACCGGGTCGTCGAGGAGTGGCGCGAGCGGGGAATCGAGGGCTGGACGGACGCCGACCCGCCGTGGTTCGGCTACGCGGAGCACCTCGGCGACCGACTCGCGCCGCTCGTGGGGGCACACGAGGACGAGGTGGTCGTCGGCAACTCGACGACGGTCAACATCCACACGCTGATCGGGACGTTTCTGGACAGCGAGGCCGCTGCCTCGGACAGCGAGGCCGCTGCCTCGGACAGCGAGGCCGCCGCCTCGGACAGCGAGGCTGCCCCCGGTGCCGTCCTCGTGAACGACCTGGACTTTCCGACCGACCACTACGCCGTCCGCGCGCAGTTCCGCCAGCGCGGTCTCGACCCCGACGAGCACCTGATAGCGGTCGAGTCGCGCGACGGCCGTACCATCGAGGAGGACGATATCGAGGCGGCGCTCGAATCGCACGACGTGAGCATCGTGTTCATGCCGAGCGTGCTGTACCGCTCGGGGCAGTTGCTCGACGTCGAACGTATCACGCGAGCGGCCCACGACCACGACGCCCTCGCCGGGTTCGACCTCGCGCACTCGGTCGGCGTGGTCCCACACGACCTCTCGGGACTCGGCGTCGACTTCGCCGTCTGGTGTCACTACAAGTACCTCAACGCCGGTCCGGGGGCCGTCGCGGGGCTGTACGTGAACCGCGAGCACTTCGGGACGCCCCCCGCGCTCGCGGGGTGGTGGGGCCACGACAAGGCGACGCAGTTCGAGATGCGCCACGAGTTCACGCCCGCCGACACTGCGGGGGCGTGGCAGATAGGCACGCCACCGTTGCTCGCCGCAGCACCCCTCGACGGGGCACTCGACGTGGTCGAGGACGCGGGTATCTGCGCCATCCGCGAGAAGTCGCTGGCGCTGACCGACGTGCTGGTCGACGTCGTCGACTCGCTCCCGGAGTACGCGGTCGGGACGCCACGCGGACACGAGCGTCGCGGCGGCCACGTCGCCGTCGAACACCCGGAGGGGTATCGCATCGTACAGGCACTCGGGGATCGGGGCGTCGTGGTCGACTTCCGACCGCCGAACGTGGTCCGGGTCTGTCCCTCCCCGCTTTACACCTCCTTCGAGGACGTCTGGCGGGTCGGGGAGCACCTGGAGAGCGTCGTCGCAGACCGCGAGTACGAGCGGTTCGACCCCCGAGGCGACGGCGTGACCTGA